Below is a window of Ischnura elegans chromosome 1, ioIscEleg1.1, whole genome shotgun sequence DNA.
TCAATTCAGCTTACACATTACCTATGCATTGGGGCAGTTTCTTTCAATTGATTGATTCATACTTATAATTTAAGTTACAACAGGGAAAATACATGTTTGCTTGCAAATGCAAACATCATGGCACAAGCTTGtcatttcattttccaaattgCTAATAATACAGCATTGTAAGGGCACGGCCAATTTGCTATTTTGCTAGGACAAAGCctgtatgaaattaaattaatcaataaatcataACATTCAGGGACAGGGATTTCTCACTGGGATAAGGAGACTTACATTTTCTTCGAATTAGACTGTAGTAGATgaggcagaaaattttcatggaaaactaCAGAACAAAGGCTACAATTGGCAACGCAAGGCATTTGATGGTGAAGTTTCCATTATGACACTAGGCTTTTCATCCTCTCCAGAATCACCCAAGGTCATATCCTTATCACTTAATTCTTTCTGATGACCTCCAAGATGAACACATCAACTCCTTATTTACCATCTCCACGTCAAGCCAATAACTTCCTTCTGCATTCCATTGATAATCACTGAATTTCATATTGCTTTCAAATATGTCTTTCATCGATATCACACACACTTCTCAACACAAAACTTCCATTGCTGCCTAACACCTTTCCTTCCCTATAAATGCCAATCTTTTCATATGAGACGGCTACGTTTGTGGGTAGGAGAATCCATTGTAACATCATGAGTAGGGCTTGATGGAGCAGGACGTTTGCAATGACGTGCAAACTCATTGGTGATGAAAGTACTCAGTTCAGGAACGCTATGAGGGCTCGAACGGCGACGCAGAGGAGAATCTGTAATAGGGAGGTATAAAAAGTTCAGTCTCAAAGCAGCATTGAAAGACTAAATTTGTTAAGTTATGGGAAAATTACATATATTGGAGGGGAAAAAACACAAGTACTAATCCAATACCAATAGGTTATTAATTCCAGCAATTCTTTAATTGAAGTTTCCATTGTAGTAAGCAATGACAAGATGGCAAAGACACAAATATTATGACATGGGTACATAAAACAGAGCCACTGttaaaaaaagatggaaatttaGGATTATAATaacaactttaaaataaatattgcaatgtacCAACTACATTTcaacaaatagggtggtttcctattatttttttattgccttaatcgaaagattattactcctggagtacgtatttcacgcttttagatttttaaatgataatatctatttttcgcgattaaatgaaaagtgaaaattttcaagcgcgcgaaaacgcgacgcgttagtaggaattatgggaaatctctccgtacgtcgtatttctggttccccctccacccggtgagatgaccttgaggcgaggcttagcgctgatacgtcgcaggctgccagcgggtagcctagtgccctgccgcctggtagcgcttggcttaaataaggattattaataccttatcaaacgaggaaaactttccgaccttagccagttttaataagtgattattaagacatgtttccctgagctctgcgcctcatgcatgcattggtaacctcagacgacgtataactcctatcttctcctatagaaactaggtccctgtgacgtcacgtggagtggcatcgcatgggcgccaatctggcccttttcaaatgaggataaaaatggaccattgccattcgtctacaccggcatttataaaacgaaataatttgtatattatgaatacactaatggtgggtaacgaatcgcaattattgccttttgttttctttgatgaaggaaactaccctattctaagtTATTGCATTGCCAAACAGAATATAATATGAGTGACAATACACTGAgtacacataaataaaaaatgtcattttcattaacGTCATAATAGTTCCATTTAAATTAGATGCatagaaaatagaagaaaaaggaAACCTGTCCTATTTTTCAGGGATTTTGCAGACTCACAATGTCCACTTGCTGGCCATGCTAAGTGATTTCATACTTGTTAACCAATATTTCATGATAGGTATTTCAACAAGGAAGAAAACCTCCATAACTAGAGCCAAACCAAATTTTACAAGTCACTGAGAGGACAATTTTATATGGGATATGCAGCTATGATCATACACTATTTCATTCCCAGAGAAAACTGATAAAATTCCCATGAAACATCACTATTGttgattttttcttcatcaaccgacatattaaaaaaattatttcaataatggCTTTTAATTAGATCTCATGATCAATGAgtaccaataaaaaaatcagctttTCATCAGAAACAAGACGGCCTCTACACCTGGCCTCAAATTTTGGCAGTCACCCAACAGCAGAGTTTTAAGCTGTTATAATGTGtaagtttaaaatatataagGTTTCTACTTACTTGAAAGAGCTAATGCTTCCCTAAATGTATGCAGATTATCATCCACAATAATGCCACCTGGATTCTGATGGTCAAAGTGATTATCATTTTGGTTGGTAGCAGCTGTATGGCAAAGGGAAGTTCTATCTAGAATCATCCGTGGTCTTGGTGAGCCCCTGCATCAAAAATAACCTTGAGTAATGCAGCTcatcataaaaatacaaaactatggTGTGCATTCAAAAAATATGGATGATAATAACAATTAATGTCTGGAAAAAACAGCACCATTTCACAACACATATTTGATGACATCCACAGCTAAAATAAGGCCAGTTGCagaataaatttagttaatacTTTTTGTACTGgtatatactttaaaatttatatgataaaaaatactatgTCTATTTCAAGAGCAATTCCGGAAATACAATTATgtacttgaatttattttgtaaagaATATGCACAGCACACCCAGCTAATTAAACAACTAACAATTAGCACtttaagaggagaaaaaaaaaacaaaaaataaagagcTTTTTATTAAGTTAATGCATCTGGAAGAGATATCAGCACCACTAGAGATACCTAAAATATACTGTATCAATGAAGATACGATTCTGCAATTAGGTATACACACAACTTCACAGAAATCCGAAGGGGTATTAATTTACTTCAACAGAAAAACataatcaaaatttcaataagaTTACATGGATGGCAGCTCATATCACAAAACTTAATGACATGAAGAATAATGTATTATCTAACTCAAAAAAACTTTATCAGACTGGAAATACCTGTGGTGGTGCCCATGCGGATGGTGACTGTGAGGGTGATGTGTGTGATGAGGTCGAGGCGGGGGTGCTTTACCCGCTAGATATGCTATAAGATCCTCCCGTCGGATATGCTTCCGTCTTTTACGCACCCAATTCAAAATATCACGAGTTCTTTTCTGGTAACCACATTGTTGCCCCAACTCACTTAGGCGCTTCATGGCATCAGAAGATTCTAACATGAAAGGAATTTCAAAATGAGCAACAAAAAATTTCGGTTCACTACCTCTACCAGTCACTAATACACTGGATGCGGCAGGTTGCACACAACAGTTACCATCACCCAACTGTATTAACACTGCTGACCACATTTTCCCTGTATATTTCTCTATATCAATTCCACTGAGACTGTTTCTTTTACAAGATTGTCGATAAACAGTAAATTCAATAGTGATACAAAACATACAACAGATATGTATTacaagaacaaaagaaataaaaactatcGTGCATCATAATGTGAAGAAAACTTTAAGAACACTAATTATGCAATTATTAGCCGGATTAATAATTTCCGACGGTGACCTGACATTACATATACATGTAAAGAGAATCATGAACTTAAGGAAGTTGAGTGGAAATATCTTAGTAGCGACATTTTACATAATAGCAAATATAAGACagtgaaaattatgaaacaaaCCAATTCTACGTCAAAATTTAATCTAACTTTAAGCTAGTAAGCACAATATGAAgcggaaagaaaaataatactctAAGATtctagaaaaaaacaatgaagcgGCGGTAGCACTAATTGCATGGAAACCAAAactaatttcaattataattagtTACAAAGAGAAAGAAGGCGTTCACTGCAAGCTTTTTAACGAAATATGAAACGATTTATTGCTACATAGCGCCGATAAACAAGGCACTAATATAGCATCCTCATTGATCACAAAATGGCAGCCTTGTGACACATTCAATTTCCACGTATTACGCCTTATAGGCAGTAGATGTGCCTAAGTTTGGTTCATAAAGGACTTATTACTTCAATGGTCTTTTTTATAGTACTTCAAAATATACTATTgtcaagggaaataaaaaataatagcaaaataattaTATGTTCCACACTCCACATCATTACGTGTATAATGAGTCTTGTTCATTTACGAAAATGAAATGAGCTGAGAATTGCAAGTAAAATTCACTGGTAACGATTTGCAAATTCTCTTAATGAGGATTTGAAGCAATAAACCATTTACCTTTGTACAGCGACGTAACAGTTCCCGCAGCAGTCTGAAAAGGCAGCCACAAAGAAACTCCCTGCATGCGGTCTGAAAAATTGTAGAGATGATGACCAGATTTATATAATGAGGGCGGaaaacaggaaattttaatttgtaaaatcaaTTCATGCGACATACCTTTGTACAGTTGTGCAATGGCAGTGGCAGTATTTTGAAATTGACTCCAAGCTTTCTGATTCACTAAATCACGTTCACTTTGAAGAAGAACCTCGTACTCTGGTTCATTTTCTATGTGCTGAAGACACTGCTGCTCCCAGTTGGTGATCCATATATCGAGTAAAGGGTCTTCTTCTCTTTCCCTATCTTCACTCATTTTTGAAAGGTCTGGTAAAGACGTGAGCTTATAACTTTGCTCCCGTCAAAAAAAACACcgaattgaaaaatagactatcCTCCCAAAACACTGGGAGTGAAAACCTTGGCCAACCGCAGGATGGTACGTTGCGATCAGATGTGAGATCTTGGTACTACCTGTCCTGTAGAGTGCACTGAAACTGTGGCATATGAGAAATACGCACCTGGAATAATTCTTCCAAAATTCAAAGCTTTTTGCAATgtccaaataataaataattcttctAGTCAAGGATATGGCTCCGATTCATCACGTTTCGCTGTCTAAAATGTGTAAATACACAAGAAGTAATTCATCACAcacaatcacaattttttttcacagaTGAGATGCCACCTGACggacaagaaaaaaattagtaccaAGTGACAAACGCTAACCGTAGGCTTATTGTAGCGAAAATCGTGGATATTGATTTTgacaattgattttttaaatttctttatattaaaaATGCTCTGGGAGCTGATAAATAGAGAAAATTTCAAGTGGAATATATACTACATTTATGACCTAATGAACTAGAGCAATGAGCAAACTAAGCGAATGTAAATCTAGATCTTTCTAATCGATTGTGTGCTTGCTCTGCGAATTATCGTATGGTTCGTTTAAAACTAAAAGATATTTGGCACTATGCGAGCAAATAAGTGAATAATCCTTGGATTATTTGAACAGCAAGTCCAAACTAGCATTAACGATGAGTCAAACTGTAATATTCAAGTGCATTACAAACACATTAAAGCGAATAGCATATTCAAATATAAGATTGTGGCAATATTATCTGAAATCTTCGAATGAATAAGTCAGAAACCATCCCGAGGATATTGTAGTTACGGACTCAGAGCgaaaactaaatatatattttctgaaaactCAAAGAAGGACAACAGGTATTTATTGGTGCTCGAAATTGCGCGAAATTCAAAATGCTAAATAACGTGTGGAAAACGCTGACGCAGAGTATGCCAGAGTTGTGATACTTCCGATGTGTTCTCGGGTCTCCAGCTGGCTCATTGTACTAAGAGCTTGCTATTACCCTCAGATTCTTGTAAAGTACTTGATATTACTACCAGACTGTAGatgtcaaattaattttaaatgtaccAATATAGGGCAATAGCTGCAGCAGTTACAATATAAGCATCATGATGCTTATATTGTAACGTCAAACTTGTTTTTCTTTCGGTTCACTTTATTTCCACAGTACGATATACTTTTCCTGTACAAATTCCCTCTAAACTCATTTTGCTTCCTCCCTTTTGTCTCTTGAAGCTTCCGCGTCAAAACATCAACCagcataaaaattcaagaaaCTATTAAGGAttcaaaaattacagaaaaaaattaaaaaaccagATGTTGCAAAGCATATTTTTCACTTCGAAACTTTGGTAATGCACCACTTTTACGATCATTGTCCTCCAAATTTCGTTTGATCACATTCTGACAAATTATGTGttgaaaattataacaataatttaaTTAGGGATGATGAATTATGTGGGCAAAAAAAGCtaaacgttttatttttgtattaatttggACATGAGTAATCGACAGATTCGTCATAGGTAGCACTAAAATTTAGAATATAGGCGTAAacaaatattgaattgaatcatTGGTCGTGCAGTTTGGAAAACGGAATTTAACGTAGCCAAGGCGTTCCAAATGATAATTTTCACGTGACTCTGGTATACGATACAATATGataaatttcatgtgaaaatttttcatttccctaTTAAAATATGAACGTAAGAATTTAGAAACATATTGTGCTACGTTGTGCTAACCCCAGCTA
It encodes the following:
- the LOC124165746 gene encoding UPF0472 protein C16orf72 homolog, encoding MSEDREREEDPLLDIWITNWEQQCLQHIENEPEYEVLLQSERDLVNQKAWSQFQNTATAIAQLYKDRMQGVSLWLPFQTAAGTVTSLYKESSDAMKRLSELGQQCGYQKRTRDILNWVRKRRKHIRREDLIAYLAGKAPPPRPHHTHHPHSHHPHGHHHRGSPRPRMILDRTSLCHTAATNQNDNHFDHQNPGGIIVDDNLHTFREALALSNSPLRRRSSPHSVPELSTFITNEFARHCKRPAPSSPTHDVTMDSPTHKRSRLI